The Paenibacillus sp. 481 DNA window GAGCTTGTCTCTGGTGCAAAAGGGCGGTTTCTTTTTTTGTTTTTACATTGAAAATAAGGAGATAGGACCTGTGTATATAACCCCTCATTTGTTCAGGAAATGAGGGGTTATATTTTTAAAAAGGGGTGTTCTGATTTCTTCCCCGCACTGCGTTGCGGACGACGTCTGCGTATTGTTCTAGTGCTTGCTTGCCCTCATGTGTGAGCGAATATTTGCCACGGCTTTCTCGCAGGAACCAGCCGTAGTAGTTACGCTGCAAGACGGCAGCCGCATCGCTTACGCCGCTGCGCAGGCGCACGTGCGCGGCTCGCTGGGGCTGGCTTGCCAGCGCCGTCGCTTCCTGCGCTTCGCTCGGCAAAGTCGCCAGCGTCGTCGCTTCCTGCGCCTCGCTCGGCAAAGCCGCGAGCGCCGTCGCTTCCTGCCCTTCGCTCAGCAAAGCCGCTGCCACACGCAGCGCCTTCTCGCGATACGCGGTCACAAGCTGCCGCTGCGTGCTGCCGCCCACGTTGTAGTCGCCGCTACGCCCAGCGAACTCGCGCGCAAGCCGTGCCGCTCGCGTCTTAATAGGCTTGCGTCCCGTCTGCGCCTCACTTGGCTCACACACGACCTCCACCAACGGTGGCTTGCGCTTATAGAACGTCACCGTGATATAACCAAGACCGAGGCGCTTGCACAAATCGATCAGCGCAGTAGGCCGATGACCGCGGCTGCCGCTCTTTTTTTCAACCGCGACATACACTTGCGTCGATACTTTCAGCCGCTCTAGCGCTTGCAGGACAAGCGTCAAATTAAAGGTCGATTTCATTTCCACCACAATGGGCCCGGCTTCGGGCTGTTCCGGATGTATCGCGACTAAATCACAATGCCGCACTTCGGCACGCACTTCGTATCCGCTTTTTTCAAAAAAAGCTTTAACAGGCGCGTACAACTCCGTCTCCTTCCGCCCGGGTGTACGTGCTGCTTGAGCTTGCTTGGGCACGCTACTCACCTCTACCTTTTCATTTCGTACTGCTCCGTTAGGCATATATGTGCATTATATCACGCTATCGATGTGGACGTATTCCTACCACTTGGCTCAAAATTTCGTGAAACTAATGCCGAGCTGCCGCATACGTATGTAATACCCTGTAATTATTATAGGATATTCCATTAGTGAAAAGGCATTCAGCGCCCAAGGCGTTTGTAAAATGACTTTGACAGGCAGACAGAGGTAAGCGGCGATGAAAGGTTATGTTGCAAATAGGGAGCATTGGAGGTTAATGAGATGGACATTTTCAAACGAATAGCGGAGCATCGTACTGAGAGCGAACGGTTAGCCTGGACCGGAACGTTCAAGGAATATGTCGACTTGCTGCGCAACGACCCCGCATCGGCTATGACAGCCCACGCCCGTGTGTACGAGATGATCGCGGCACACGGTTTCGAGGAGGTGAACGGCCATAAACGTTACAAATTTTTTGAAAAAGAGCTGTTCGGTCTGGATCGAGCGATTGAAAAGCTGGTAGAAGAATATTTCCATTCAGCGGCAAAAAGGCTAGACGTACGCAAGCGCATTTTGTTGTTAATGGGCCCAGTCAGCGGGGGGAAATCGACACTCGTAACGATGCTGAAGCGTGGTTTGGAGCAGTTTGCGCGCTCTGAGCGGGGAGCGGTGTATGCCATTAAAGGCTGCCCTATGCACGAGGAGCCACTTCATTTAATCCCACAAGAGCTACGCCCAGAAATAGAGCGCGAGTTGGGTGTACGCATTGAAGGCAACTTGTGCCCGTCTTGCCAAATGCGGCTGAAAACGGAATACCATGGCGATATTGAGCAAGTGCTCGTAGAAAGAGTCATTATTTCAGAAGAGAACCGAATTGGTATTGGTACGTTCAGTCCTTCTGATCCGAAGTCACAAGATATTGCTGACCTTACAGGCTCGATTGATTTCTCCACGATTACGGAATACGGTTCGGAATCTGATCCGCGCGCATACCGCTTCGATGGAGAACTGAACAAGGCAAACCGAGGCTTAATGGAGTTCCAAGAAATGTTGAAGTGTGATGAAAAGTTTTTGTGGAACTTGCTTTCGTTAACACAGGAAGGGAACTTTAAAGCGGGGAGATTTGCCTTAATTAGCGCGGATGAGCTGATCGTGGCCCACACGAACGAAGCTGAATATAAGACGTTTATTAGCAACAAAAAAAATGAGGCCCTGCAATCGCGGATGATTGTGATGCCGATTCCTTACAATTTAAAAGTGACAGAGGAAGAAAAAATTTATACGAAACTTATTTTGCAAAGTGATATGGGGCATGTCCATATTTCACCGCATGCACTGCGAGCCGCAGCGATATTCTCCATTTTAACCCGCCTCAAAGAATCGAAAAAGCAAGGCATGGATTTAGTGAAGAAGATGCGCCTGTATGACGGTGAGGAAGTGGAAGGCTACAAAGAGAACGATTTGAAGGAAATGCAAACCGAATTCAGTGAGGAAGGCATGTCGGGAGTTGACCCGCGCTATGTCATCAATCGGATTTCAAGTGCTCTAATTAAGCAGGACCTTCAATGCATTAATGCGCTAGATGTTCTGCGTGCGATTAAGGATGGATTGGATCAGCACGCCTCCATTACGAA harbors:
- a CDS encoding DUF2161 family putative PD-(D/E)XK-type phosphodiesterase, coding for MPKQAQAARTPGRKETELYAPVKAFFEKSGYEVRAEVRHCDLVAIHPEQPEAGPIVVEMKSTFNLTLVLQALERLKVSTQVYVAVEKKSGSRGHRPTALIDLCKRLGLGYITVTFYKRKPPLVEVVCEPSEAQTGRKPIKTRAARLAREFAGRSGDYNVGGSTQRQLVTAYREKALRVAAALLSEGQEATALAALPSEAQEATTLATLPSEAQEATALASQPQRAAHVRLRSGVSDAAAVLQRNYYGWFLRESRGKYSLTHEGKQALEQYADVVRNAVRGRNQNTPF
- a CDS encoding PrkA family serine protein kinase encodes the protein MDIFKRIAEHRTESERLAWTGTFKEYVDLLRNDPASAMTAHARVYEMIAAHGFEEVNGHKRYKFFEKELFGLDRAIEKLVEEYFHSAAKRLDVRKRILLLMGPVSGGKSTLVTMLKRGLEQFARSERGAVYAIKGCPMHEEPLHLIPQELRPEIERELGVRIEGNLCPSCQMRLKTEYHGDIEQVLVERVIISEENRIGIGTFSPSDPKSQDIADLTGSIDFSTITEYGSESDPRAYRFDGELNKANRGLMEFQEMLKCDEKFLWNLLSLTQEGNFKAGRFALISADELIVAHTNEAEYKTFISNKKNEALQSRMIVMPIPYNLKVTEEEKIYTKLILQSDMGHVHISPHALRAAAIFSILTRLKESKKQGMDLVKKMRLYDGEEVEGYKENDLKEMQTEFSEEGMSGVDPRYVINRISSALIKQDLQCINALDVLRAIKDGLDQHASITKEERERYLNFISVARKEYDSLAKKEVQKAFVYSFEESAKTLFENYLDNIEAFCNWKKIRDPLTDEEMEPDERLMRSIEEQIGVSDNAKKAFREEILIRLSSYSRKGRKFDYNSHDRLREAIEKKLFTDLKDIVKITTSTKTPDENQLKRINEVTARLIDEHGYCSVCANELLRYVGSLLNR